The proteins below come from a single Mangifera indica cultivar Alphonso chromosome 16, CATAS_Mindica_2.1, whole genome shotgun sequence genomic window:
- the LOC123199483 gene encoding B3 domain-containing protein Os01g0234100-like yields MDLDVKMEVVEEQLNSASHHEKPAELRRAEDEATLAQLSFSNSTKPKRKRKPKKIFTADEPIKSTKKKEKIILKFKKTQSEPTIKQAVAESGGKCKSCKKNKDPVDRPCPHAEVKSAAMIRAEEVRSNLEPQYPSFAKSMVRSHVASCFWMGLPGQFCKSHLPSKDANVVLEDECGELYEAKYFAEKTGLSAGWRQFSTGHNLLEGDVLVFQLIGPLKFKVYIIRANDFSEVDGALGLLNLDAHTKQNEADPNFEKSNSEMNVVPNQITKRKRQKSLSLAVVQKKNKKTGRSKSASNIGQPAEQSENDSEEVGSEVLEGFKLSAPAVQFKDVTSLDNFNIFVDGSLIDSELSEDIRCKYYELCRTRNAFLHDSLIQGINFKLIGGIIYETVNIADAVRACNLSTSSDEFAMWDKTLKAFELLGMNVRFLRARVRRLLNLAFESEGAIDTRRYIEAKAQQATAEHEISNIEARLEELKGACENFCADLDILKSKAEIYELKFQEVVNAPW; encoded by the exons ATGGATCTCGATGTCAAAATGGAAGTTGTAGAAGAACAGCTTAACTCGGCGTCGCATCACGAGAAACCAGCGGAACTTAGAAGAGCTGAAGACGAAGCCACGCTGGCCCAACTATCGTTCTCTAACTCAACCAAGCCAAAACGCAAGCGCAAACCTAAGAAAATCTTCACCGCG GATGAACCGATAAAGTCAacgaagaagaaagaaaaaatcatattaaagttCAAGAAGACTCAATCTGAGCCCACAATCAAGCAG GCAGTTGCTGAATCTGGAGGCAAGTGTAAGAG CTGTAAGAAGAATAAGGATCCAGTTGACAGACCATGTCCTCATGCTGAAGTTAAGTCAGCTGCTATGATTAGGGCAGAAGAAGTTCGGTCAAATCTGGAGCCTCAATACCCTAGTTTTGCCAAATCTATGGTCAGATCACATGTTGCTAGTTGTTTTTGGATG GGGCTTCCAGGACAGTTTTGTAAGTCACACTTACCCTCCAAGGATGCCAACGTTGTTTTAGAAGATGAATGTGGGGAACTATATGAGGCAAAATACTTTGCTGAAAAGACAGGATTGAGTGCTGGTTGGAGGCAGTTTTCAACTGGCCATAATTTGCTTGAGGGAGATGTTTTGGTCTTCCAATTAATTGGACCTCTTAAATTCAAG GTGTATATAATTAGGGCAAATGATTTTTCTGAAGTTGATGGGGCTCTTGGCCTTCTAAATTTGGATGCTCATACCAAACAAAATGAAGCAG ATCCGAACTTCGAGAAAAGTAATTCAGAAATGAATGTAGTACCGAATCAGATTACAAAGAGGAAACGCCAGAAGTCTCTCTCATTAGCAGTTGTccagaagaagaataaaaaaactgGACGGTCCAAATCAGCTTCTAATATTGGACAGCCAGCGGAACAATCTGAAAATGATAGCGAAGAGGTTGGTTCTGAAGTTCTGGAAGGCTTCAAATTATCTGCACCTGCTGTTCAGTTTAAAGATGTCACTAGTTTAGACAATTTCAACATCTTTGTGGATGGATCACTTATAGATTCTGAGCTTTCAGAAGATATACGGTGTAAGTACTATGAGCTTTGCCGCACTCGAAATGCATTTCTTCATGACAGTCTTATCCAGGGCATCAACTTTAAGTTGATTGGCGGAATTATTTATGAAACTGTTAACATTGCGGATGCTGTAAGAGCTTGCAACCTTAGTACCTCAAGTGATGAATTTGCTATGTGGGACAAGACTCTGAAAGCCTTTGAACTTCTGGGCATGAATGTTAGATTCTTACGTGCTCGGGTACGTCGGCTTCTGAATCTTGCTTTTGAATCAGAAGGTGCCATAGACACAAGGAGGTATATAGAAGCTAAAGCTCAACAAGCTACGGCCGAACATGAAATAAGTAATATTGAGGCAAGGCTTGAGGAATTGAAAGGTGCCTGTGAAAATTTTTGTGCCGATCTTGATATTCTGAAGTCAAAAGCTGAGATATATGAGCTCAAATTCCAGGAAGTGGTTAATGCCCCATGGTGA